A genomic window from Periophthalmus magnuspinnatus isolate fPerMag1 chromosome 16, fPerMag1.2.pri, whole genome shotgun sequence includes:
- the hcst gene encoding hematopoietic cell signal transducer isoform X1 yields MATNNFYFLLLSLCTDVVLALSESPVSCYKIEPGTVAGIISVDIILTLLIVAVTYHCARNQQQRATKVEKVYMNVRAKCKT; encoded by the exons ATGGCAACCAACAATTTCTACTTTCTTCTTTTGTCCCTATGCA CAGACGTGGTTTTGGCTCTCTCAG AGAGCCCTGTGTCGTGCTATAAGATTGAACCTGGGACAGTAGCCGGCATCATCAGTGTGGACATCATACTCACCCTCTTAATAGTCGCTGTGACTTACCATTGTGCCCGAAATCAGCAGCAAAGGGCTACAAAGG ttGAGAAAGTGTACATGAATGTTCGGGCAAAATGCAAGACCTAA
- the hcst gene encoding hematopoietic cell signal transducer isoform X2, producing the protein MATNNFYFLLLSLCNVVLALSESPVSCYKIEPGTVAGIISVDIILTLLIVAVTYHCARNQQQRATKVEKVYMNVRAKCKT; encoded by the exons ATGGCAACCAACAATTTCTACTTTCTTCTTTTGTCCCTATGCA ACGTGGTTTTGGCTCTCTCAG AGAGCCCTGTGTCGTGCTATAAGATTGAACCTGGGACAGTAGCCGGCATCATCAGTGTGGACATCATACTCACCCTCTTAATAGTCGCTGTGACTTACCATTGTGCCCGAAATCAGCAGCAAAGGGCTACAAAGG ttGAGAAAGTGTACATGAATGTTCGGGCAAAATGCAAGACCTAA